A window of the bacterium genome harbors these coding sequences:
- a CDS encoding NADH-quinone oxidoreductase subunit D has product MSWLENIAQKFPGAVKVLPSPAGENVLEVTRDALLAVCAYLKNEHQPGFNFLMDLGGVDYLTFPQPRPERFELICNLFSWPQKVRLRLRVPVPEHDPVVPSVTSLWAGAGWYEREVWDLFGVRFKGLADHRRILLYDEFKGHPLRKDYPISRRHPLVSNEKMSAPGSNGQARTHRIKTPQPGANAQNMLLNMGPSHPAMHGVIHLLLELDGETVESAEVGIGYLHRAFEKDAEAVTWTQVFPYTDRLNYVSPLINNVGYALAVEKVMGLQITERCQYIRVIMSEVSRITDHLTCIAASAMELGAMTGFLYFIKVRDMLYELVEEITGARLTVSYVRIGGVKADLTPTFADNLRKILKELRIALDELHKLLTRNRIFVDRMQGVGVISKQRAIDFGFTGPMLRSCGVDYDVRKAEPYLVYDRLDFDIPYGTNGDNYDRYLVRMEEVEQSVHILEQCLQQIPGGEINVDHEGRVLPASEMADYGKFGRTKGLLQIEALTDPTLSGGNSRLRDNIFPDNKRAVLPAKEKVYGSIEGLMNHFMLIMEGYGIAPPIGEAYQAVEGANGELGFYVISDGSGKPYRVDVRPPCFALMSGFHEMIKGDAVADIIATFGTVNMIAGELDR; this is encoded by the coding sequence ATGTCTTGGCTGGAGAATATTGCCCAGAAATTTCCAGGTGCGGTGAAGGTTCTGCCCTCGCCTGCCGGGGAAAATGTTCTGGAAGTGACGCGCGACGCGCTGTTGGCAGTGTGCGCTTATTTGAAAAACGAGCATCAGCCCGGTTTCAATTTCCTGATGGATCTCGGCGGGGTGGATTATCTCACCTTCCCACAGCCCCGGCCCGAGCGCTTCGAACTGATCTGCAACCTCTTCTCCTGGCCGCAAAAGGTCCGTTTGCGCCTGCGCGTGCCGGTGCCGGAGCACGACCCGGTGGTGCCCTCAGTGACCAGTTTGTGGGCCGGCGCGGGCTGGTATGAACGCGAAGTCTGGGATCTCTTCGGCGTGCGCTTCAAGGGATTGGCCGATCATCGCCGCATTCTGCTGTATGACGAGTTCAAGGGCCATCCCCTGCGCAAGGATTATCCCATCAGCCGCCGCCATCCGCTCGTCTCCAACGAGAAGATGAGTGCCCCCGGCAGCAACGGCCAGGCGCGCACGCATCGCATCAAGACGCCCCAGCCCGGCGCGAACGCGCAGAACATGCTGCTCAACATGGGGCCTTCGCATCCGGCGATGCACGGCGTCATCCACCTGCTGCTCGAACTCGACGGCGAAACCGTCGAAAGCGCCGAGGTCGGCATCGGCTATTTGCATCGTGCCTTCGAGAAGGATGCCGAAGCCGTGACCTGGACGCAGGTCTTTCCCTACACCGACCGCCTCAACTATGTCTCACCGCTGATCAACAATGTGGGCTACGCCCTGGCGGTGGAAAAAGTGATGGGTCTGCAGATCACCGAACGCTGCCAGTACATTCGCGTGATCATGTCGGAGGTCTCGCGCATCACCGATCACTTGACCTGCATCGCCGCCAGCGCCATGGAACTCGGCGCGATGACCGGCTTTCTCTATTTCATCAAAGTGCGCGACATGCTGTACGAACTGGTCGAGGAAATCACCGGCGCGCGCCTAACCGTCTCCTACGTGCGAATCGGCGGCGTCAAGGCCGATCTCACGCCCACTTTTGCCGACAATCTGCGCAAGATTCTCAAAGAGCTGCGCATCGCATTGGACGAGCTGCACAAGCTGCTCACCCGCAACCGCATTTTCGTGGACCGCATGCAGGGCGTGGGCGTGATCAGCAAGCAGCGCGCGATCGACTTTGGCTTCACCGGCCCGATGCTGCGCTCCTGCGGCGTCGATTACGACGTGCGCAAAGCCGAACCCTATCTCGTCTACGACCGCCTCGATTTCGATATTCCCTATGGCACCAACGGTGATAATTACGACCGCTATCTCGTTCGCATGGAGGAAGTCGAGCAGAGTGTTCACATTCTGGAGCAATGCCTGCAGCAAATACCCGGCGGCGAAATCAACGTCGATCATGAAGGCAGGGTCTTACCGGCCAGCGAGATGGCGGACTACGGCAAATTTGGCCGGACCAAGGGTTTGCTGCAGATCGAAGCCCTGACCGACCCCACGCTTTCCGGCGGGAACTCGCGGTTGCGTGACAATATTTTCCCGGACAACAAGCGCGCCGTCCTGCCTGCCAAGGAAAAAGTCTACGGCAGCATCGAAGGCCTGATGAATCACTTCATGCTGATCATGGAAGGCTACGGCATTGCGCCGCCCATCGGCGAAGCCTACCAGGCGGTCGAAGGCGCCAACGGCGAGCTGGGTTTCTACGTCATCAGCGACGGCAGCGGCAAGCCCTACCGCGTGGACGTGCGGCCGCCCTGCTTCGCGCTCATGTCCGGCTTTCATGAGATGATCAAAGGCGATGCGGTGGCGGATATCATCGCGACGTTCGGCACGGTGAACATGATTGCAGGAGAATTGGATCGATGA
- a CDS encoding DUF4835 family protein has translation MPSIFLPRIKCCVIGLTLVFAAATAFATPDKGVVRAKVTTILDKLPDEFKPRMADFAGKVEKYINAKSWIEEDYVMPFTIGFQFFLEYRPTSTEDRYQCSLIASGPDLQYFDKRAIFPFQQSEFITDSPGYVPVRALIDFYIYLLIGNELDKYGALEGTKYFEKARAILQEAKFSQFIYGWDYREDTILAIFGENYKKFRELKDYYFYGMSALAEEPGPARDYIKQSLERLEVVLRENKDNLAAKQFIDAHYSEVIDVFKGSKDTHPFQILLRLDPERKHIYEEQIAAETN, from the coding sequence ATGCCTTCGATCTTTCTGCCTCGCATCAAATGCTGCGTGATCGGGCTGACGCTTGTGTTTGCGGCCGCGACCGCTTTCGCAACCCCCGACAAGGGCGTCGTGCGCGCCAAGGTGACGACCATTTTGGACAAGCTGCCCGATGAATTCAAACCGCGCATGGCGGATTTTGCCGGCAAGGTCGAGAAGTACATCAACGCCAAAAGCTGGATCGAAGAAGACTACGTGATGCCCTTTACCATCGGTTTTCAGTTTTTTCTGGAATACCGGCCCACCAGCACCGAAGACCGCTACCAGTGCAGCTTGATCGCCTCCGGCCCGGATTTGCAGTACTTTGACAAGCGCGCCATTTTTCCCTTTCAGCAAAGTGAATTCATCACGGACTCGCCCGGCTATGTGCCGGTGCGTGCGTTGATCGATTTCTATATCTATCTGCTGATCGGCAACGAGCTCGATAAGTACGGCGCCCTGGAAGGAACCAAGTATTTCGAAAAAGCACGCGCGATTCTGCAGGAAGCCAAATTCAGCCAATTCATCTACGGCTGGGACTATCGCGAAGACACCATCCTCGCCATCTTTGGAGAGAACTACAAAAAGTTCCGCGAGCTGAAAGACTATTACTTCTACGGCATGTCCGCGCTCGCAGAAGAGCCCGGCCCGGCGCGCGACTACATCAAGCAGTCGCTGGAACGTCTCGAAGTCGTATTGCGCGAGAACAAAGACAACCTCGCCGCCAAGCAATTCATTGACGCCCACTACTCCGAAGTCATCGACGTCTTCAAAGGCAGCAAGGACACCCATCCCTTCCAAATTCTGCTGCGGCTGGATCCCGAGCGCAAACATATCTACGAAGAGCAGATTGCAGCCGAAACCAACTGA
- a CDS encoding MBL fold metallo-hydrolase, with the protein MRIKFCGAARTVTGSQHLLSINGKHVLLECGLYQGRRAEAREKNQSFLFEPDQVETLVLSHAHIDHSGNIPSLVKHGFQGNIIATRATVSLCHVMLRDSAYLQEKDAEWLRKKREEEIEPLYTIEDAELALQQFMGVEYGRPFSVAPGVRATFHDAGHILGSAGAVFEIEEKGRRLRLGFSGDLGRFRMPILRDPVLLDDLDVLIMESTYGDRVHHEIEDVEEELAGIVRTVHRRGGKIIIPAFAVGRTQMLVYYLHKLWQHNRIPELPIYVDSPLAVDATAVFRMHPECFDRETYRLFLQDGQDPFGFRRLTYVRDVEDSKKLNDLTTSAIIISASGMAEAGRILHHLRNHIGKPENLVLLVGFMAEHTLGRKLGDGATEVKIFGEVCERRCEVRKLEGLSAHADREQLLALVQRQNPKRLQQIFLVHGEPDPAAALADRIRAAGYGGVHVPSPGEEFTV; encoded by the coding sequence ATGCGCATCAAGTTCTGCGGTGCTGCGCGCACAGTCACCGGCTCGCAGCATTTGCTTTCCATCAACGGCAAACACGTTCTGCTGGAATGCGGTTTGTATCAAGGCCGCCGCGCGGAAGCGCGGGAAAAGAACCAATCCTTCCTGTTCGAGCCCGACCAGGTGGAAACCCTGGTGCTCTCCCATGCCCACATCGATCACTCGGGCAACATCCCCTCGCTGGTGAAACACGGCTTTCAGGGCAATATTATCGCCACGCGCGCCACCGTCAGCCTGTGCCACGTGATGCTGCGGGACTCCGCCTATTTGCAGGAAAAAGACGCCGAATGGCTGCGCAAGAAGCGTGAGGAAGAGATCGAGCCGCTCTACACCATCGAGGATGCCGAGTTGGCGCTGCAGCAATTCATGGGCGTCGAGTATGGCCGCCCGTTCAGCGTTGCGCCCGGTGTGCGGGCCACATTTCACGATGCCGGCCACATCTTGGGGTCGGCCGGCGCGGTGTTCGAGATCGAAGAAAAAGGCCGGCGGCTGCGTCTGGGTTTCAGCGGTGATTTGGGACGCTTCCGCATGCCGATTCTGCGCGATCCGGTGCTGCTCGATGATCTCGATGTTTTGATCATGGAAAGCACCTACGGCGACCGGGTGCATCACGAGATTGAAGACGTGGAGGAGGAGCTGGCCGGGATCGTGCGCACCGTCCACCGCCGCGGCGGCAAGATCATCATTCCCGCCTTTGCCGTGGGCCGCACCCAGATGCTGGTTTACTATCTCCACAAGCTCTGGCAGCACAATCGCATTCCCGAGCTGCCGATTTACGTGGACAGCCCGCTGGCAGTGGATGCCACTGCGGTCTTTCGCATGCATCCCGAATGCTTCGACCGCGAAACCTATCGCCTGTTTCTGCAGGATGGGCAGGATCCCTTCGGCTTCCGGCGACTCACGTACGTGCGTGACGTGGAAGATTCCAAAAAGCTCAACGATCTCACCACGTCCGCGATCATCATTTCCGCCTCCGGCATGGCGGAAGCCGGCCGCATTCTGCATCATCTGCGCAACCATATCGGCAAGCCGGAGAATCTGGTGTTGCTGGTGGGCTTCATGGCCGAACACACGCTGGGCCGCAAACTCGGCGACGGCGCAACGGAGGTCAAAATCTTCGGCGAGGTGTGTGAGCGCCGCTGCGAAGTGCGCAAACTCGAGGGCTTGAGCGCGCATGCCGATCGCGAGCAGTTGCTGGCGCTGGTGCAACGGCAGAATCCCAAGCGACTTCAGCAGATCTTTTTGGTGCACGGCGAGCCCGACCCGGCCGCAGCGCTTGCTGATCGCATACGCGCGGCCGGCTATGGCGGGGTGCATGTGCCCTCGCCGGGAGAAGAATTCACGGTTTGA
- a CDS encoding TonB-dependent receptor, which yields MFSKLCAGLLIAGAMLTSAVRGQYAGEIRGTVVDGLSGEPLAGVAVLLGKSSTGAATNAAGEFRLAAKDPADSLLIRRIGYEPARLALAELSGNAAIRLIPTSLLFHEVTVTAKRRAALAADNPAPVAAIALAEPRLLTKQNLGEALAQMQSLLVKEYGGLSGLKTVTLRGASEGQVLVLLDGFRLNNPQGGWVDLNLLPTLSVSRMEVMRSGASAQYGSEAVGGIVHIHTLAPAARFTPQAEYTLGSYGTGAARMRWSQQFGKFSGALAVGQLRTAGDYPTGLATRPRLENNRLEKWDFYGRADYAISPQVRVRAFHQYLDSDRAVAGSLSFPSPGARQTDANHLSGVLFTAQQGAHLNLNLQGSWHHLEQDYRNPDPFFPIASRHRVEVAEVLLHNRSRFRAADLLYGLELAHARIKSTDLRQPRRDQRSAFVQGEWRWQRVHAKSATSLTLIPALRYDDYSDAGHRTSPKLSLVWKWERTFVLSWHASTGKSFRVPSMNDLFWPSGPYTAGNPNLRPETGTQFDGGVLLQAVTGAGHWQFAMDAFHTRLQNLISWIPDENFRFSPQNIAAARITGWEPALHWRAPDEQVQVRLAYTRLHAVDDSEDPAVRDRRLLYRPDHKFDALLSFEVAELNCSVSYQIVSRRFVRQDNSRSLPGYRLVDLSTARRLNLKNDYYLYLAGAVNNLFDRRIQVIEDYPAAGREFRLTLGVSR from the coding sequence ATGTTTTCAAAATTGTGTGCCGGCCTGCTGATCGCCGGCGCGATGTTGACTTCGGCGGTGCGCGGGCAATATGCCGGAGAGATTCGCGGCACGGTGGTTGATGGTTTGAGCGGCGAGCCGCTGGCCGGTGTTGCCGTGCTGCTGGGCAAGTCTTCGACCGGCGCTGCCACCAACGCTGCCGGAGAGTTTCGCTTGGCGGCGAAAGATCCCGCTGATTCTTTGCTGATCCGGCGCATCGGGTATGAACCGGCACGGCTGGCGCTCGCGGAACTTTCCGGCAACGCCGCCATCCGATTGATTCCCACCAGCCTGCTGTTCCATGAAGTGACCGTCACCGCCAAGCGCAGGGCTGCTCTCGCCGCGGACAATCCTGCGCCCGTGGCAGCCATTGCGCTGGCAGAACCGCGCTTGCTCACCAAACAGAATCTGGGTGAGGCGCTCGCGCAGATGCAATCGCTGCTGGTGAAAGAATACGGCGGTCTGAGCGGATTGAAAACCGTGACGCTGCGCGGCGCTTCCGAGGGCCAGGTCCTGGTGTTACTCGATGGCTTTCGCCTGAACAACCCGCAAGGCGGCTGGGTCGATCTCAATCTTTTGCCCACGTTGAGCGTGAGCCGGATGGAAGTGATGCGCAGCGGCGCCTCGGCGCAGTACGGCAGCGAGGCGGTGGGCGGTATCGTGCACATCCACACGCTCGCGCCCGCGGCCCGCTTCACGCCGCAGGCCGAGTACACGCTGGGCAGCTATGGCACCGGCGCCGCGCGCATGCGGTGGAGCCAGCAGTTTGGAAAATTTTCCGGCGCGCTGGCTGTGGGACAGTTGCGCACCGCGGGCGATTACCCCACCGGCCTGGCAACGCGGCCGCGGCTGGAAAACAATCGTCTCGAGAAATGGGATTTCTACGGCCGTGCCGATTATGCGATTTCACCGCAGGTGCGCGTGCGCGCTTTTCATCAATACCTCGACAGTGATCGCGCCGTTGCCGGCTCGTTGAGTTTTCCTTCGCCGGGCGCCCGGCAAACCGACGCCAATCACCTGAGCGGCGTGCTGTTCACCGCCCAACAAGGCGCACATTTGAATCTGAATCTGCAGGGAAGCTGGCATCATCTCGAACAGGACTATCGCAATCCCGATCCATTTTTCCCGATCGCGAGCCGTCATCGCGTGGAAGTGGCGGAGGTGCTGCTGCACAATCGCAGCCGATTCCGTGCCGCTGATTTGCTCTACGGCCTCGAGCTGGCGCATGCCCGCATCAAGAGCACGGATTTGCGACAACCGCGGCGCGATCAACGCAGCGCATTTGTGCAGGGCGAATGGCGCTGGCAGCGCGTGCACGCCAAATCGGCCACCAGCCTCACGCTCATTCCGGCGTTGCGTTATGACGATTATAGCGACGCCGGCCACCGCACCAGCCCCAAACTCAGCCTGGTGTGGAAATGGGAGCGCACCTTTGTGCTGTCATGGCATGCGAGCACCGGCAAGAGTTTTCGCGTGCCGTCGATGAATGACTTGTTCTGGCCGAGTGGGCCATACACGGCCGGCAATCCGAATCTGCGGCCGGAAACCGGCACGCAATTCGACGGCGGCGTTTTGCTGCAGGCCGTCACCGGCGCGGGCCACTGGCAATTCGCGATGGACGCGTTTCACACCCGGCTGCAGAACTTGATCAGTTGGATTCCGGATGAAAATTTCCGGTTTTCGCCGCAGAACATCGCGGCCGCGCGGATCACGGGCTGGGAACCGGCGTTGCACTGGCGCGCGCCGGATGAACAAGTGCAGGTGCGGCTGGCCTACACGCGTCTGCACGCCGTTGATGACAGTGAGGATCCGGCCGTGCGGGACCGGCGGCTGCTCTATCGCCCCGATCACAAGTTTGACGCCCTGCTCTCGTTCGAAGTGGCGGAGCTGAACTGCAGTGTGTCTTATCAAATCGTGAGCCGGCGTTTTGTGCGGCAGGACAACAGCCGCTCGCTGCCGGGTTATCGCCTGGTGGATTTGTCCACGGCGCGGCGATTGAACTTGAAGAACGACTACTATCTCTATCTTGCCGGCGCGGTCAACAATCTCTTCGACAGGCGTATTCAGGTGATTGAAGATTATCCGGCAGCCGGCCGTGAATTCCGCCTCACGCTGGGCGTGAGCCGGTGA
- a CDS encoding phosphatase PAP2 family protein, protein MHTSLSRGVMFSCLMLCTQSLSGQERSTTNWPQQFARDAGDVLAGTGHVLTNPLRWQGKDWAIFGSVLAGTFAVSFADEEVNRFFQRNQSKTGDKLADFGVQYGEPRTVVLLTGGLYLTGLVIDSEWLREGCIVLSTGLLASGAVQYPTKIISGRARPHVGLGHDEFDFFRGEEAYYSFFSGHTMVAMATSHTFARRLKPVPAKMLLYTMGTVGGAARLYNEDHWLSDVVLGTIFAIVNVNSAAKWLEGQRNHSQASGRQWRVFATARGLHTTVAW, encoded by the coding sequence ATGCACACCTCTCTCAGCCGTGGCGTGATGTTTTCCTGCCTGATGCTCTGTACGCAATCCCTCTCCGGCCAGGAGCGATCGACAACGAATTGGCCGCAGCAGTTTGCTCGTGACGCCGGCGACGTGCTGGCCGGCACGGGCCACGTGCTGACCAATCCGCTGCGCTGGCAGGGGAAAGACTGGGCGATCTTCGGCTCCGTCCTTGCCGGTACCTTTGCCGTGTCCTTCGCCGATGAGGAGGTGAACCGCTTCTTCCAGCGCAACCAAAGCAAGACCGGCGACAAGCTTGCGGACTTCGGCGTGCAATACGGCGAACCGCGCACCGTTGTCCTGCTCACCGGCGGGCTTTATCTCACCGGACTGGTGATCGACAGTGAATGGCTGCGAGAAGGCTGCATCGTCCTGTCCACGGGATTGCTGGCCTCCGGCGCGGTGCAATATCCCACCAAGATTATCTCCGGCCGCGCGCGGCCACATGTGGGCCTGGGCCACGATGAGTTTGATTTCTTCCGCGGCGAAGAGGCCTATTACTCCTTCTTCTCGGGCCACACGATGGTGGCCATGGCCACCTCACACACGTTTGCGCGCCGCCTCAAGCCAGTGCCAGCCAAGATGTTGCTCTACACCATGGGCACAGTGGGCGGCGCAGCGCGCTTGTATAATGAAGATCACTGGCTGTCAGACGTGGTGCTGGGCACGATCTTCGCAATCGTAAACGTGAACAGCGCCGCCAAATGGCTCGAAGGACAGCGCAATCACAGCCAAGCGAGCGGCCGCCAGTGGCGCGTATTTGCCACGGCCCGCGGCCTGCATACGACAGTGGCCTGGTGA
- a CDS encoding NADH-quinone oxidoreductase subunit B, with product MRNLLGGDNFVTSRVDAAVGWARKFSLFQYPFVTACCGMEYMAVSGPQYDLDRFGAALPRFSPRQADVLFVVGTISQKIAPIMRRVYDQMCEPKWVVAFGVCTCTGGFYDNYSTVQGIDTIVPVDVYIPGCPPRPETVLQGIMLLQEKIQKQKQEY from the coding sequence TTGAGAAATCTCCTCGGTGGCGACAACTTTGTCACTTCGCGCGTCGATGCCGCCGTCGGCTGGGCGCGCAAATTCTCGCTGTTTCAGTATCCGTTCGTGACCGCCTGCTGCGGCATGGAATACATGGCAGTGTCCGGCCCGCAATACGATCTTGACCGCTTCGGCGCCGCTCTGCCGCGCTTCAGTCCGCGCCAGGCCGACGTGCTCTTTGTCGTCGGCACGATCAGCCAAAAGATCGCGCCGATCATGCGCCGTGTTTACGATCAGATGTGCGAGCCGAAATGGGTCGTCGCGTTCGGCGTCTGCACCTGCACCGGCGGATTCTACGACAACTACTCCACCGTGCAGGGCATCGATACCATCGTGCCGGTCGATGTCTACATTCCCGGCTGCCCGCCGCGGCCGGAAACCGTGCTGCAGGGCATTATGTTGTTGCAGGAAAAAATTCAAAAGCAGAAACAGGAGTATTGA
- a CDS encoding YpdA family putative bacillithiol disulfide reductase: MDRKSLVDVLIVGAGPVGLACGIAAQRSGLSSLIVEKGALTNALCHFPRHMRFFSTPELLEIGEVPFIIAGDKPTRADALNYYRRVAQHYDLRLHLHEEVRRITKSADTFTVNSAAADYQASCVVIATGYYDHPNLLNLPGEDLPKVSHYYTEPFPFFRRKVAIIGGKNSAVEAALDLYRHGAQVTLIHRGPEIRQSVKYWILPDILNRIQEGSIAARCNTRVVQITNDAIVLQNQAGETETLANDFVFALTGYHPDYAFLQACGIAISGEDNSPRHDPATFETNVPGLYVAGVVAAGKNGNKIFIENGREHANVIMRHLAPRLQNHARRAGASEPARA, from the coding sequence ATGGATCGCAAGTCACTAGTGGATGTCTTGATCGTTGGCGCGGGGCCAGTGGGGCTCGCCTGCGGTATTGCAGCACAACGCAGCGGGCTTTCCTCTCTGATTGTCGAAAAGGGTGCGCTCACCAATGCGCTCTGCCATTTCCCGCGCCACATGAGATTCTTCTCCACCCCGGAGCTGCTGGAGATTGGCGAAGTTCCCTTCATCATTGCCGGTGACAAGCCCACGCGTGCCGATGCCCTCAATTATTATCGCCGCGTCGCGCAGCATTATGATCTGCGCCTCCATCTCCACGAAGAAGTCCGGCGCATCACCAAATCAGCGGATACCTTCACCGTCAACAGCGCGGCCGCGGACTATCAAGCCTCCTGCGTCGTGATCGCCACGGGCTATTACGACCACCCCAATCTGCTCAACCTCCCCGGCGAGGATCTCCCGAAGGTCTCTCATTATTACACCGAGCCTTTTCCGTTTTTTCGGCGGAAGGTTGCGATCATCGGCGGAAAAAACTCGGCAGTGGAGGCCGCGCTCGACCTCTACCGCCACGGTGCGCAGGTCACGCTCATTCATCGCGGACCGGAGATCCGGCAAAGCGTGAAGTATTGGATTCTGCCCGACATTCTCAATCGCATTCAAGAAGGCAGCATCGCGGCGCGCTGCAACACCCGCGTGGTGCAAATCACCAACGACGCAATCGTGCTGCAGAACCAGGCAGGCGAAACCGAGACGCTGGCGAATGATTTCGTCTTTGCGCTCACCGGCTATCATCCCGACTATGCCTTTCTGCAGGCGTGCGGCATTGCAATCAGTGGTGAGGACAACAGCCCGCGCCACGACCCCGCGACTTTCGAGACCAATGTGCCCGGGCTTTACGTCGCGGGTGTGGTGGCCGCCGGCAAAAACGGCAACAAGATCTTCATCGAGAACGGCCGCGAGCATGCCAACGTGATCATGCGCCACCTCGCGCCGCGGCTGCAGAATCACGCACGGCGCGCTGGCGCGAGTGAACCTGCCCGGGCATGA
- a CDS encoding NADH-quinone oxidoreductase subunit A, which produces MSSLMAVLTTFVLLGGLVGLILALSSWLGPKRTNSVKEVPFECGWVPIALPGERLSIRFYLIAILFVLFDIEIVFLFPWVTVFRELGPGGFFSMMTFVGILVLGLVYAWKRGALEWD; this is translated from the coding sequence ATGAGCAGTTTGATGGCAGTGCTCACGACTTTCGTGCTGCTCGGCGGCCTGGTGGGGTTGATCCTGGCGTTGTCCTCCTGGCTCGGCCCCAAACGCACCAACAGCGTGAAAGAAGTGCCGTTCGAGTGCGGCTGGGTTCCCATTGCCCTGCCCGGCGAACGGCTGTCGATCCGATTCTACCTGATCGCGATTCTGTTCGTGCTCTTCGATATTGAAATCGTTTTTCTCTTCCCCTGGGTCACGGTGTTTCGCGAGTTGGGCCCGGGCGGCTTCTTCAGCATGATGACCTTCGTGGGTATTCTCGTGCTGGGGTTGGTATACGCGTGGAAGCGAGGTGCATTGGAATGGGATTGA
- the lpdA gene encoding dihydrolipoyl dehydrogenase — protein sequence MKEFDLVIVGGGPGGYVAAIRAAQLGMKVAVIEKDKLGGLCLNWGCIPSKALLRSAEVYHLLHHVHEFGLGVENVSFEWQKIIQRSRKISEQINKGVHFLFRKNKIEHIDGAGRLRKGNVVEVTKDGKAVGEYKGRNLIIATGGTHRSLPGVELDRKRVITSTEAMILPEQPKAMIVIGGGPIGVEFAYFYNAFGCQVTILEMMPQILPLEDEEVVKALTSNFKKSGIAVEANAKVTGVNVGAQDVTVSYTVGNAEKKITGDVALMAIGFAGQTANLGLEEIGVTIEKTFIAVDRRTYATAVPGVYAIGDVIGAPLLAHVASAEGIACVEHLAGKAPQPVDYNNIPGCTYCQPQVGSVGLTEKQAREKGYDVAVGRFPFRPLGKAVAVGETEGFVKLVVDKKYGEILGAHILGSEATDMIAELVAARALESTVHSLLKTVHAHPTFTEAVMEAAADALGEAIHI from the coding sequence TTGAAAGAATTTGATTTGGTAATCGTTGGCGGCGGCCCGGGTGGCTATGTGGCCGCGATTCGGGCGGCTCAACTCGGCATGAAAGTCGCCGTCATCGAAAAGGACAAACTCGGCGGCCTGTGTTTGAACTGGGGCTGCATCCCGAGCAAGGCGCTGCTGCGCTCGGCGGAAGTCTATCACCTGCTGCATCACGTGCACGAGTTTGGCCTGGGCGTGGAGAATGTTTCGTTCGAGTGGCAGAAGATCATTCAACGCAGCCGCAAGATCTCCGAGCAGATCAACAAAGGCGTGCATTTCCTGTTTCGCAAGAACAAAATCGAGCACATCGATGGCGCCGGCCGTTTGCGCAAGGGCAACGTCGTCGAAGTCACCAAAGACGGCAAGGCAGTGGGTGAGTACAAAGGCCGGAACCTCATCATCGCCACCGGCGGCACGCATCGCTCGCTGCCCGGCGTCGAGTTGGATCGCAAGCGCGTCATCACCAGCACGGAAGCCATGATCCTGCCGGAGCAGCCGAAGGCGATGATCGTCATCGGCGGCGGGCCGATCGGCGTGGAGTTCGCCTACTTCTACAATGCCTTCGGCTGCCAAGTCACCATTCTGGAGATGATGCCGCAGATTCTGCCGCTGGAAGACGAAGAAGTCGTGAAAGCGCTTACTTCCAATTTCAAGAAAAGTGGCATCGCGGTGGAGGCCAACGCCAAAGTCACCGGCGTCAATGTCGGCGCGCAAGACGTCACGGTCAGCTACACCGTTGGCAATGCCGAAAAGAAGATCACCGGCGACGTGGCGCTCATGGCGATTGGCTTTGCCGGCCAGACCGCCAACCTCGGCTTGGAAGAAATCGGCGTCACCATCGAGAAGACGTTTATCGCGGTTGACCGGCGCACCTATGCCACCGCGGTGCCCGGTGTGTATGCGATCGGCGATGTGATCGGCGCGCCGCTGCTGGCGCATGTCGCTTCGGCCGAAGGCATCGCCTGCGTGGAACACCTCGCCGGCAAAGCGCCGCAGCCGGTGGACTACAACAATATTCCCGGCTGCACCTACTGCCAGCCGCAAGTCGGCAGCGTGGGCCTGACGGAAAAGCAGGCGCGCGAAAAAGGCTATGACGTTGCCGTCGGCCGTTTTCCGTTCCGGCCGCTGGGCAAGGCCGTGGCCGTGGGAGAAACCGAAGGCTTCGTGAAGCTCGTGGTTGACAAAAAATACGGGGAAATCTTGGGTGCGCACATCCTCGGCAGCGAAGCCACGGACATGATCGCGGAATTGGTGGCGGCGCGCGCGCTCGAGTCCACCGTCCACAGCTTGCTCAAAACCGTGCATGCGCATCCCACCTTCACCGAGGCGGTGATGGAGGCTGCCGCGGATGCACTGGGCGAGGCGATTCACATCTGA